DNA from Coleofasciculus sp. FACHB-1120:
CTCGATCCTACTAGCCCGACCTCGTTTAATCCTACTGCTGGCAGCATTACACCCCGAAACAGCAATTCTTCGCTTAAACCTGGTAAAAGTCCCAACCAAATCAAATCGGGCCACAATAAGGGTTTTAGCACTAATTCCAGGTAGTAATCGGCGCTGCGCTGATAACTAGGCCATAGGCGATAGATGACACTACTGGCACCCGTGATTCCTAGCCCAATTCCTACGCCCAAAAGTGATGCTTCTAAAGTCGGGCGCACGGGCATCACGGAAAACGAGCCGAAATGTAAGGACAGCTTGGCGATGACGAGCAATACAATCGCTGTCACCCCCATTGCAATTAAAATTTGGGTGCGCGTCAGGGATTCGATTTCTGGATCGGTAGGAAGCTGTTTTGCCACTTCGGAACGATGAAGGATGAAGGTAAAAGTAGAGGATTGTCTGCTTTACTGAATTCTGACTAGCGAAGACAGGGTTAGACTAATAGCACCTGGACTAATGCCAGCCCGATGGGCCACCAAGACACCGAGTGCTTCTAAATATGAGTTTACCCGCAATGCTTTGATTCCCAGCTGTTCTGGAGGAACTTGCATCTGAGTTTTATTTTCTTCGACGGCAATAATCTGCGATCGCGTCTGGCTTAAACTCAGGATTGCACTACCACCGCAAGCGGTTGCGGGTACAACGACGGCATCGACTCGATCTGCCCACATATCGCCGGGTAAGGTCGCACCACCGTGGGTTTCTTTAATAAACTGGGGGGCGCGACTCAGACCAACCAAAACGCAGGGTAAAAAAGTATAGCCTAATTCCTCGGCAGCGGATCGGGGAGACAGGTGCGGATCGAGGGGTAGGGGTAACAAAGCTGGGGCATGGGCGCAGGGGATTTGAAAGGTTCGCACGATCAGGTGGCTAATTACAGCTTCAGCACCGGCGAGGGGATCAACTCCCTGCCCGTGTCGGTAACTTTCCAGCGCCTCGGTTTCGATATCATCGGGAAAACGCGCCACGACTGCGATCGCTTCTGCCCTCGCCTTAGTAATCAGTACCTCTGCTGCCCGTAATAAACTATCGGGATTTCCAATCGTCCCCCAACTGGCTCCGGATGCCGCTGTTCGCAGTTCCACCCCAAGCGGGGCGTCTGTCACTACATAATCTGTGAGATTCAATCCCAGCGTGGCTCTCGTGGCATCCGCTGCCTGAATATGCCGCAGCCGCAGTTCGGGTTCAATTCCTTGGTCGAGGATTAAACCGACCCGATTCTGATGCACGGGTCGCAATCCCCAGTGCCCAGATGCAAATTTGTCAAGTCCATAACCTTCCACGTAGAAAGCGTTGGGCAAATTCCAGTACAACTGGGCACCATTGAGGACATTGGGGTGGGTAATCAGGATGTCGGAGATTTGCGCGATCGCTCTTGCCACTGGCAATGCATCCCCCGCATATCCCCCAACTGCTGCCCCAACCCCAGTCGGGACAATTAATACAACCGTGTAAGGACGCCGATTCACTGAGCTGAGTCGGATGCCACTGTGACAATTGCCTCAACGTGGGCTTTCTGCTGTTCGACATCTACAGAAGCGATCGCCCAGCGCAAGGGTTCTCCCCGTTTTTCCAATTCTGCCTCAATCGCAGAGTGCAGCTGCACTGGCGATTCCTGAAGGTCAATTTCTGCGGTAATAAAGTGCGTCGTCATCTTAGTGTTTCTAGTACGGAATATTGAAAGACCAGCCTGCCCTGCGCTGAGTCAAGGCTAAACGACCGTAGGCTTTGTTTGAAAAGCCTGAAAAAGCACTACTTCTGGAACTGCCCAAATTGTAGCTCGTACAGTTCGTCTTCTTTCCCACTCTCAATTTTTAAATCGGATCGGGGATAAGCGACGCAGAGCAATACATAGCCTTGTGCCTGAAGCTCTGGACTGACGCCCATGCCATCCCCCTGTTCTACCTTGCCTTCTAGAATCTTAGCCGCACAGGTAGTACAAACTCCCGCATTGCAAGAGCTGGGTAAGTCTAATCCAGCAGCAGAGGCAGTCTGAAGGATGGTTTTCTCCTCTGGCACTTCAAGAGTCTGAGTATTGCCTTGATGGTAAATTTCAACTTTATGTGTCTTGGACATGAGCAGCAATGGCTAGAGGGAATGCTTCCCCACGGAAACTAAACTTTCTCTATTGTTCCATGAATCAATTAGCTACTCACCCCGGTCAAACGACAATGCCTAGAAATGAGAAACCCCAGCTTTGAAGGAGCTGGGGTTGAAGAAATTTTCACGTTGTCTTTGTTTTCAGTCTTAAAACGAATAGAAAGTAAAGGCTCCGACAATCACTGTGAAGACAACAGCACTCAAGATGTTGTTGAAGAGTTGTCCTACTTCCGGATTATCTCCCAGTGCCGCATCGTTACGACCAGCGGTCAAGAACAGCGACCAAGCTTGATTCGCACTGATGGGGGCAAAGTTGTTGAAATCAGTGTTAAAGACAGTCGGGGCAAACTGATAGCGGGCATCAAAGTCAAAGTCA
Protein-coding regions in this window:
- a CDS encoding 2Fe-2S iron-sulfur cluster-binding protein is translated as MSKTHKVEIYHQGNTQTLEVPEEKTILQTASAAGLDLPSSCNAGVCTTCAAKILEGKVEQGDGMGVSPELQAQGYVLLCVAYPRSDLKIESGKEDELYELQFGQFQK
- a CDS encoding DUF3326 domain-containing protein; amino-acid sequence: MNRRPYTVVLIVPTGVGAAVGGYAGDALPVARAIAQISDILITHPNVLNGAQLYWNLPNAFYVEGYGLDKFASGHWGLRPVHQNRVGLILDQGIEPELRLRHIQAADATRATLGLNLTDYVVTDAPLGVELRTAASGASWGTIGNPDSLLRAAEVLITKARAEAIAVVARFPDDIETEALESYRHGQGVDPLAGAEAVISHLIVRTFQIPCAHAPALLPLPLDPHLSPRSAAEELGYTFLPCVLVGLSRAPQFIKETHGGATLPGDMWADRVDAVVVPATACGGSAILSLSQTRSQIIAVEENKTQMQVPPEQLGIKALRVNSYLEALGVLVAHRAGISPGAISLTLSSLVRIQ
- a CDS encoding CPBP family glutamic-type intramembrane protease — translated: MAKQLPTDPEIESLTRTQILIAMGVTAIVLLVIAKLSLHFGSFSVMPVRPTLEASLLGVGIGLGITGASSVIYRLWPSYQRSADYYLELVLKPLLWPDLIWLGLLPGLSEELLFRGVMLPAVGLNEVGLVGSSFCFGILHLSGPQQWPYAVWATTVGLLLGYSALETGNLLVPIVAHITTNLISSCLWKLDTKKA